In the Adlercreutzia equolifaciens DSM 19450 genome, one interval contains:
- a CDS encoding tyrosine-protein phosphatase has protein sequence MADAPDNPLAPRTRPPYYAGQPIEFAGYVDDFDRTICAMEFSLDDGASWTAYPTAAVDKSRGVNWRFVYTPETPGRYLLKVRPVTEDGEPSTLVAGFAFEALPAGGTYGDARIRAVGGSFKDARIFRSRELANLTGEEAAFLSGALGIATIYDLRTAAEVAARPEPYIVGMRTVALEPSTEHRRKDSDKRLIAGVIERYGEPEERMCANYRRYVREYPLVGQALRSMAAERRPALIHCVNGKDRTGVLCATLLRATGADEDAIMEDYLRVNTDHADLIAEEAAHLDGGMTDHERAILMSFLEARPAYLRAYFDEIDRLYGSFATYLREGLHLINEAIESLRALVA, from the coding sequence GTGGCCGACGCTCCCGATAATCCTCTCGCCCCACGCACGCGGCCGCCCTACTATGCCGGGCAGCCCATCGAGTTCGCCGGCTATGTGGACGACTTCGACCGCACCATCTGCGCCATGGAGTTCTCGCTGGACGACGGCGCCTCCTGGACGGCCTACCCCACTGCCGCCGTGGACAAGAGCCGCGGCGTGAACTGGCGGTTCGTCTATACGCCGGAGACACCCGGGCGCTACCTCTTGAAGGTGCGGCCCGTGACCGAGGACGGCGAGCCCTCCACCCTGGTAGCCGGCTTCGCCTTCGAGGCGCTGCCCGCCGGGGGCACTTACGGGGATGCGCGCATCCGGGCCGTGGGCGGCTCGTTCAAGGACGCGCGCATCTTCCGCTCGCGGGAGCTCGCGAACCTCACGGGTGAGGAGGCGGCCTTCCTCTCGGGAGCCCTCGGCATCGCCACCATTTACGACCTACGTACGGCCGCCGAAGTGGCGGCGCGCCCGGAGCCCTATATCGTGGGCATGCGCACCGTGGCCCTGGAACCTTCCACCGAGCACCGCCGCAAGGATTCCGACAAGCGCCTGATTGCCGGCGTTATCGAGCGCTACGGTGAGCCCGAGGAGCGCATGTGCGCGAACTACCGCCGCTACGTGCGCGAGTATCCGCTGGTAGGCCAGGCTCTGCGCTCCATGGCCGCCGAGAGGCGCCCCGCGCTCATCCACTGCGTAAACGGCAAGGACCGCACCGGAGTGCTATGCGCCACCTTGCTTCGCGCCACCGGCGCCGACGAGGACGCCATCATGGAGGACTACTTGCGCGTGAACACCGACCACGCCGACCTCATCGCGGAGGAGGCCGCGCACCTCGACGGCGGCATGACCGACCACGAGCGCGCCATCCTGATGTCGTTTCTGGAAGCGCGCCCGGCCTACCTGCGCGCCTACTTCGACGAGATCGACCGCCTCTACGGCAGCTTCGCCACCTACCTGCGCGAGGGCCTGCATCTCATCAACGAGGCGATCGAGAGCCTCCGCGCCCTGGTGGCCTAG
- a CDS encoding helix-turn-helix transcriptional regulator — translation MTLLFYYTLLIMFFYTIVAATSLSAFYVSHRRTFLYATLGFTFYFFDVSLVFKDNFITPDAVFEAASFYDVGHPYTSIITGGGAFLFLWLAACRYCREERPVVRFAPVALWAALSLAAYQLIENPQWREFVYYNLRAVLQLLCYALLAWWYTHSPDPERRSIMKSHRTAFFWAIGLTCGIILENVYVQLIFDPGSIPRGMWVLAERSPMENLLFICYGLAVLRGASVSLQLRARELPEGDDPLLAESIDRLLPLYSRTYDLSKREEEVLRHALMGKDNQNIASALTLSAGTVKVHMHNILKKTGHANRAELAADFWER, via the coding sequence ATGACCCTGCTGTTCTACTACACGCTTCTCATCATGTTCTTCTACACCATCGTGGCGGCCACGAGCCTGTCGGCCTTCTACGTGTCGCATCGTCGCACGTTCTTGTACGCCACGCTCGGGTTCACGTTCTACTTCTTCGATGTCTCCCTCGTCTTTAAAGACAATTTCATCACCCCCGATGCCGTGTTCGAAGCCGCCTCGTTCTACGATGTGGGACACCCTTACACTTCCATCATCACCGGCGGCGGCGCGTTCCTCTTTCTGTGGCTGGCCGCCTGCCGCTACTGCCGGGAAGAACGCCCCGTCGTTCGCTTTGCGCCCGTGGCACTGTGGGCCGCGCTGTCGCTGGCCGCCTATCAGCTCATCGAGAACCCGCAATGGAGGGAGTTCGTCTACTACAACCTGCGCGCTGTGCTCCAGCTGCTCTGCTATGCCCTGCTCGCCTGGTGGTACACGCACTCCCCCGACCCCGAGCGGCGCTCCATCATGAAGAGCCACCGCACCGCGTTCTTCTGGGCCATCGGCCTTACCTGCGGCATCATTCTGGAGAACGTGTACGTCCAGCTGATCTTCGACCCCGGCAGCATTCCCCGCGGCATGTGGGTCCTCGCCGAGCGCAGCCCCATGGAGAACCTCCTGTTCATCTGCTACGGCCTGGCGGTTCTGCGGGGCGCGTCGGTGTCCCTGCAGCTGCGAGCCCGCGAGCTGCCCGAAGGCGACGATCCTTTGCTCGCGGAGTCCATCGATCGTCTGCTGCCTTTGTATAGCCGCACCTACGACCTCTCCAAACGCGAGGAGGAGGTATTGCGCCACGCGCTCATGGGGAAGGACAACCAGAACATCGCAAGCGCGCTGACGCTTTCCGCCGGCACCGTGAAGGTGCACATGCACAACATCCTGAAGAAGACCGGCCACGCCAACCGCGCCGAGCTGGCTGCCGACTTCTGGGAGCGCTAA
- the recR gene encoding recombination mediator RecR has product MQAAPSIQKLLDELERLPGVGPKSAQRMAYWILNTDAAEALRLADAIREVKAGVHFCARCFNYAEGDLCEICASSKRDGAVICVVSEPRDIPPIERTAVFNGVYHVLGGVLAPMEGVGPGDLRIAELMARLGREDVTEVVLAMNPNIEGETTAAYLARLIKPLGVKVTRPASGLPVGGDLEFADEVTLGRALEGRLPL; this is encoded by the coding sequence GTGCAAGCGGCACCTTCCATTCAAAAGCTCCTCGACGAGCTGGAGCGTCTGCCCGGCGTGGGGCCGAAGTCGGCCCAGCGCATGGCCTATTGGATCCTGAACACCGACGCCGCCGAGGCGCTGCGTCTGGCCGATGCTATCCGCGAGGTGAAGGCGGGCGTGCACTTCTGCGCTCGCTGCTTCAACTACGCCGAGGGCGATTTGTGCGAGATCTGCGCCAGCTCCAAGCGCGACGGCGCGGTCATCTGTGTGGTGAGCGAGCCTCGCGACATTCCGCCCATCGAGCGCACGGCCGTGTTCAACGGCGTCTACCATGTGCTTGGCGGCGTGCTGGCACCCATGGAGGGCGTCGGCCCCGGCGACTTGCGCATCGCCGAGCTGATGGCGCGCCTCGGTCGCGAGGACGTGACCGAGGTGGTGCTCGCCATGAACCCCAACATTGAAGGGGAGACCACGGCCGCCTACCTCGCGCGGCTCATCAAGCCCTTGGGCGTGAAGGTGACGCGCCCCGCCAGCGGGCTTCCTGTCGGCGGCGACTTGGAATTCGCCGACGAGGTCACCTTGGGCCGCGCCCTGGAAGGGCGATTGCCGCTGTAG
- a CDS encoding YbaB/EbfC family nucleoid-associated protein gives MDMKKMMKQAQKMQRDAAAAQQEIAAMTFEASAGGGMVKATATGEMAITDITIDPAAVDPEDVEMLQDMVVAAVNEALRAASEAANARMNAVMGGMKIPGLM, from the coding sequence ATGGACATGAAGAAAATGATGAAGCAGGCTCAGAAGATGCAGCGCGATGCTGCCGCGGCCCAGCAGGAGATCGCCGCCATGACCTTCGAGGCCTCGGCCGGCGGCGGCATGGTGAAGGCCACGGCCACCGGCGAGATGGCCATCACCGACATCACCATCGACCCCGCTGCCGTGGATCCCGAGGACGTGGAGATGCTGCAGGACATGGTCGTCGCCGCCGTGAACGAGGCACTGCGCGCCGCCAGCGAGGCGGCCAACGCCCGCATGAACGCCGTCATGGGCGGCATGAAGATCCCCGGCCTGATGTAG
- the dnaX gene encoding DNA polymerase III subunit gamma/tau yields the protein MAEALYRKYRPQIFEDVVGQEHIERTIKNAIAQDKVSHAYLFTGPRGTGKTTTARLLAKALLCEKGPTAEPDGTCDDCEMIAAGEHPDVYELDAASRTGVENVREEIIGRVQFAPTRGRYKVYIIDEVHMLSTAAFNALLKTLEEPPSHVVFILATTDPQKVPETIHSRCQRFDFRRISTEAMVSRLGAICTAENVEFEGEALELIAHRAEGGMRNALTSLEQLIAFGDGAVTMEVAERMLGAVDSTDLADIVRTIGARDAAACFRWVAEYVETGADMAQFVANLAEHMRNMYVMAVAGPEVVLDVSETTRRELIQELPLFGVDRLARLLGVLGDVAGELKTSTNPRLTFEIALTRMVRPDADVTLEALAERVETLERQLAGASVVAAAPVAPAGASPVGGDLGRPSAPAGSAPCDSPSASLAEGRPRSAPTEEVVPAAAPAAATSAAVAPAPSTASAPVSAPPASAAAGALSPEITAALSNMASLQRLWAGVLASLKKSKAAYGVLFMNTKAVFDAAAGALLIEFPAENDFAFRAVQKPDVQAELAQALRREAHGDIPFELRKGGASAPMASAPAAASAFNVPAPASQSVPAPSAASSAASASPMSGAPSSVSAPAVPASAAAPALSPAPAPDDDRPPYDDYVPYDDADIPFEDPFASRGASPQGAATSPAPSVSANASPAASSEVPPWEEAPQVPAPSGATPQAPASAPAPSPAPSMAAPSASALPPEPDAVSGPSPNPVEEPDLAASLAFGFGDGVNFEEVV from the coding sequence ATGGCCGAGGCACTCTATCGCAAGTACCGACCGCAGATCTTCGAGGACGTGGTCGGTCAGGAGCACATCGAGCGCACCATCAAAAACGCCATCGCCCAGGACAAGGTGAGCCACGCCTACCTGTTCACGGGCCCGCGCGGCACCGGCAAGACCACCACGGCGCGCCTTCTGGCCAAGGCGCTTCTGTGCGAGAAGGGCCCTACGGCCGAGCCCGACGGCACCTGCGACGATTGCGAGATGATCGCTGCCGGCGAGCACCCCGATGTGTACGAGCTGGACGCCGCGAGCCGCACCGGCGTGGAGAACGTTCGCGAGGAGATCATCGGCCGCGTGCAGTTCGCGCCGACGCGCGGGCGCTACAAGGTATACATCATCGACGAGGTGCACATGCTCTCGACGGCCGCCTTCAACGCGTTGTTGAAGACGCTGGAGGAGCCGCCGAGTCACGTGGTGTTCATCCTGGCCACCACCGATCCCCAGAAGGTGCCCGAGACCATTCACTCGCGGTGCCAGCGCTTCGATTTCCGCCGCATCTCCACCGAGGCCATGGTGTCTCGCTTGGGGGCCATCTGCACCGCCGAGAACGTGGAGTTCGAAGGGGAGGCCCTGGAGCTCATCGCGCATCGGGCCGAGGGCGGCATGCGCAACGCGCTCACTTCGCTGGAGCAGCTCATCGCCTTCGGCGACGGTGCGGTGACCATGGAAGTGGCCGAGCGGATGCTGGGAGCCGTGGACTCCACGGATTTGGCCGACATCGTGCGGACGATAGGCGCCCGCGACGCGGCGGCGTGCTTCCGCTGGGTGGCCGAGTACGTGGAAACCGGCGCCGACATGGCCCAGTTCGTCGCGAATTTGGCCGAGCATATGCGCAACATGTACGTTATGGCTGTGGCGGGGCCCGAGGTGGTGCTCGACGTGTCCGAGACGACGCGCCGCGAGCTGATCCAGGAGCTGCCGCTGTTCGGCGTCGACCGCCTGGCGCGGCTTCTGGGTGTTTTGGGGGATGTAGCCGGCGAGCTGAAGACGTCCACGAACCCGCGGCTTACCTTCGAGATCGCGCTGACGCGCATGGTGCGCCCCGACGCCGATGTGACGTTGGAAGCTCTGGCCGAGCGCGTGGAAACCCTGGAGCGCCAGCTGGCCGGCGCCTCTGTCGTGGCTGCCGCGCCCGTTGCCCCTGCTGGAGCGAGCCCCGTAGGGGGCGACCTTGGTCGGCCCTCGGCTCCAGCTGGGTCAGCGCCGTGCGACAGCCCGTCCGCCTCGCTCGCGGAGGGCAGACCAAGGTCTGCCCCTACGGAAGAGGTTGTCCCGGCGGCAGCCCCTGCCGCGGCGACCTCTGCTGCCGTTGCCCCCGCGCCGTCTACGGCATCCGCCCCCGTTTCCGCACCGCCCGCTTCGGCCGCTGCGGGCGCCTTATCGCCGGAAATCACCGCCGCCCTCTCGAATATGGCCTCGCTTCAGCGTCTCTGGGCCGGTGTTCTCGCCTCGCTGAAGAAGTCCAAGGCGGCCTACGGCGTGCTGTTCATGAACACCAAGGCGGTCTTCGATGCGGCGGCGGGCGCGCTTCTCATCGAGTTCCCTGCCGAGAACGACTTCGCCTTCCGCGCCGTGCAGAAACCCGACGTGCAGGCCGAGCTCGCCCAGGCTCTGCGCCGTGAAGCCCACGGGGACATTCCCTTCGAGCTGCGCAAGGGCGGCGCCTCGGCTCCGATGGCCTCTGCTCCCGCCGCGGCTTCCGCATTTAACGTACCCGCACCGGCCTCTCAATCGGTACCTGCCCCGTCCGCTGCCTCTTCCGCTGCTTCGGCGAGCCCGATGTCCGGCGCGCCTTCTAGCGTGAGCGCGCCCGCGGTTCCCGCTTCCGCCGCTGCGCCGGCCCTCTCGCCGGCCCCCGCGCCCGATGACGATAGGCCGCCCTACGACGACTACGTCCCCTACGACGATGCGGATATCCCTTTCGAGGACCCCTTCGCCTCCCGGGGCGCCTCGCCCCAGGGCGCAGCGACCTCCCCGGCGCCGAGCGTCTCCGCAAATGCCTCTCCCGCAGCCTCTTCCGAAGTGCCCCCGTGGGAGGAGGCGCCCCAGGTGCCGGCGCCGTCTGGTGCGACACCTCAAGCGCCTGCGTCCGCTCCTGCCCCCTCGCCGGCCCCTTCGATGGCAGCACCGTCCGCCTCCGCGCTTCCCCCCGAGCCCGATGCCGTGTCCGGGCCTTCCCCGAATCCCGTAGAGGAGCCCGACCTCGCCGCCTCGCTTGCCTTCGGCTTCGGCGACGGCGTCAACTTCGAGGAAGTCGTCTAG
- a CDS encoding chloride channel protein, with the protein MSAAKRQSARAGVIFALALVVLGALVGLLTVALSVAVGGGASLFAERPQLVWLLPVTGLCSYGAYRAVGLDFSWSTARVMEAVRDGRSVPPLLAPAIIVGTALTVLCGGSVGKEAAALQMGAAASGLLRGRVSARFRTVLAPAAMGAALGAMLDAPLAGVVFSFEALRRRPDSFASLAAPAVTSLVSWGVVRAMGVRFLPGSVAAPAVLDVVFAGDSFMGDRVAGALLLLAAVGAAAGLLTLAFCGALEKLRGGLARLGAPVFALAVGGVATALVVGYADLFHYEDVRSYCGTGLSQIEAALAGEALPWWAFIVKAALTLLTLAGGFKGGEIMPVLATGACLGAAVFSAASPLLPASILGAVGASRSLGALVGMVAFFAACTNCPLTALAFAGELFGFASLPATIVAIAPACLIARRVSLYPTSLQRARGKCQFDPALASRDAS; encoded by the coding sequence ATGAGCGCCGCGAAGCGACAATCTGCGAGGGCGGGCGTGATTTTCGCGCTCGCCTTGGTGGTGCTCGGGGCGCTGGTCGGCCTGCTCACCGTTGCGCTCAGCGTTGCCGTAGGCGGGGGCGCCTCCCTGTTTGCGGAGCGACCGCAGCTCGTTTGGCTGCTGCCGGTGACGGGGCTTTGCTCCTATGGGGCGTATCGGGCGGTCGGCCTTGATTTTTCCTGGAGCACCGCTCGGGTTATGGAGGCGGTTCGCGATGGGCGCTCGGTGCCTCCGCTGCTTGCGCCGGCGATCATCGTGGGCACGGCGCTCACGGTGCTGTGCGGAGGGTCGGTGGGCAAGGAGGCGGCGGCGCTCCAGATGGGCGCGGCGGCAAGCGGCCTTTTGCGCGGCCGTGTTTCCGCGCGTTTCCGCACGGTGCTGGCGCCGGCGGCCATGGGCGCCGCTCTCGGCGCCATGCTGGATGCTCCGTTGGCGGGCGTCGTGTTCTCCTTCGAGGCACTTCGCCGAAGACCCGACTCGTTTGCTTCGCTGGCTGCGCCGGCGGTGACGTCTTTAGTGTCCTGGGGCGTGGTGCGGGCGATGGGCGTGCGCTTTCTTCCGGGTTCCGTTGCGGCGCCGGCCGTATTGGACGTCGTCTTCGCGGGCGATTCCTTCATGGGGGATCGGGTTGCCGGGGCTCTGCTTTTGCTCGCTGCGGTGGGTGCGGCGGCGGGACTGCTGACCCTTGCTTTCTGCGGAGCGCTTGAGAAGCTTCGGGGCGGTCTCGCCCGGCTCGGGGCGCCCGTCTTCGCGCTGGCGGTCGGGGGAGTGGCCACGGCGCTCGTCGTCGGCTATGCGGATCTTTTCCACTACGAGGACGTGCGCTCGTACTGCGGTACGGGCCTTTCGCAGATTGAGGCGGCTCTGGCGGGCGAGGCTCTGCCTTGGTGGGCCTTCATCGTAAAGGCGGCGCTTACGCTGCTCACTCTTGCCGGCGGTTTCAAGGGCGGCGAGATCATGCCCGTTCTCGCCACTGGCGCCTGCCTCGGCGCGGCAGTCTTCTCCGCTGCGTCGCCGCTTCTCCCCGCATCTATCTTGGGCGCTGTGGGAGCGAGTAGGTCTCTCGGAGCCCTCGTCGGCATGGTCGCCTTTTTCGCCGCCTGCACCAACTGCCCTCTGACGGCTCTCGCGTTTGCGGGGGAGCTTTTCGGCTTCGCTTCCTTGCCCGCCACGATTGTTGCAATAGCTCCCGCCTGTCTGATCGCCCGCCGGGTCAGTCTTTATCCAACCTCCTTGCAGCGCGCGCGAGGCAAATGCCAGTTCGACCCCGCTTTGGCGTCTCGCGATGCCAGTTGA
- the fdhD gene encoding formate dehydrogenase accessory sulfurtransferase FdhD, with product MNVIDRYREGEPVELCEGELLTPAGLAGDAARGVLVEHAMEVTVNTVPTMRVVCTPDHLVDLVVGRLYTEGIVGGLDDIEDIYVCDQGTRASVLLSRHHADFSRKGVETIPSCCTGNRVYNRYFTSDERPAKVKPMPWEAAWVFAAARAFAEDSPLHKATTGTHSCYLVLGGTVVVCREDLGRHNAFDKVVGAALREGIDLRDALIFSSGRLPVDMVMKAIHAGVPILATKAVPTDETIRLAREFDLTLICQARPDSAVVYNDPLGETR from the coding sequence ATGAACGTGATCGATCGGTATCGGGAGGGCGAGCCGGTGGAGCTCTGCGAGGGCGAGCTGCTGACGCCGGCGGGACTTGCCGGCGACGCCGCGAGAGGGGTGCTCGTCGAGCATGCCATGGAGGTGACCGTCAACACGGTGCCCACCATGCGCGTCGTCTGCACTCCCGATCACCTGGTCGATTTGGTGGTGGGCCGTCTCTACACCGAGGGCATCGTGGGAGGGCTCGACGATATCGAGGACATCTACGTATGCGACCAGGGGACACGGGCTTCGGTGCTGCTCTCCCGCCACCATGCCGATTTCTCGCGGAAGGGTGTCGAGACGATTCCCTCGTGCTGCACGGGCAACCGCGTCTATAACCGCTACTTCACCAGCGACGAGCGTCCGGCCAAGGTGAAGCCCATGCCGTGGGAGGCGGCATGGGTCTTCGCCGCGGCGCGAGCGTTTGCGGAGGATTCGCCTCTGCACAAGGCGACGACGGGCACTCACAGCTGCTATCTCGTGCTCGGGGGCACGGTGGTCGTCTGCCGCGAGGATCTAGGTCGCCACAACGCCTTCGACAAGGTGGTGGGGGCCGCTTTGCGCGAGGGCATCGATTTGCGGGACGCGCTGATCTTCTCGAGCGGTCGTTTGCCGGTGGACATGGTCATGAAGGCCATTCATGCTGGCGTTCCGATTTTGGCCACCAAGGCGGTTCCCACCGACGAGACTATTCGCCTCGCCCGCGAATTCGATCTGACGCTTATCTGCCAGGCGCGTCCCGATTCGGCCGTGGTCTATAACGACCCTTTGGGGGAGACGCGCTAG
- a CDS encoding formate/nitrite transporter family protein — protein sequence MSIVKEDLAAVSPDALAPAATEAKAESIGVTKAAMPGAKCFVSAMLAGAFIGFGGMYFCTFLGDTTMAFGVQRLVGGLCFCLGLCLVLCCGAELFTGNVLMVCAKASKKITFGGLFRNWGIVWVGNLAGSLLAMFIIFMSNLQGMNGGAVGEAFVSVAAGKVSLAPEVLFFKAILCNILVCLAVWIGFSSKTTADKVLGILLPISAFVACGFEHCVANMFFLPMGLVLNGLGFGAAGAVTLGGVAYNLVLATLGNIVGGLLVGLAYWFIYHKKQEK from the coding sequence ATGTCTATTGTGAAAGAAGATCTGGCCGCTGTGAGCCCCGATGCGCTCGCGCCGGCGGCCACCGAGGCCAAGGCCGAGAGCATCGGCGTGACGAAGGCGGCCATGCCCGGCGCCAAGTGCTTCGTCTCCGCCATGCTCGCCGGCGCCTTCATCGGCTTCGGCGGCATGTACTTCTGCACCTTCCTCGGCGACACCACCATGGCCTTCGGCGTGCAGCGCCTCGTCGGCGGCTTGTGCTTCTGCCTGGGCCTGTGCCTGGTGCTGTGCTGCGGCGCGGAGCTGTTCACGGGCAACGTGCTCATGGTGTGCGCGAAGGCGTCGAAGAAGATCACCTTCGGCGGCCTGTTCCGCAACTGGGGCATCGTATGGGTCGGCAACCTCGCCGGATCGCTTCTGGCCATGTTCATCATCTTCATGTCGAATTTGCAGGGCATGAACGGGGGCGCCGTGGGCGAGGCGTTCGTCTCGGTGGCCGCCGGCAAGGTGTCGCTCGCGCCCGAGGTGCTCTTCTTCAAGGCAATTCTCTGCAACATCCTCGTGTGCCTGGCCGTATGGATCGGCTTCTCCTCGAAGACGACGGCCGATAAGGTTCTGGGCATCCTGCTTCCCATTTCGGCCTTCGTGGCCTGCGGGTTCGAGCACTGCGTGGCGAACATGTTCTTCCTTCCCATGGGCCTGGTGCTCAACGGCCTCGGCTTCGGCGCGGCCGGCGCGGTGACGCTGGGGGGCGTTGCCTACAACCTCGTGCTCGCCACGCTCGGCAACATTGTCGGCGGTCTTTTGGTGGGTCTGGCCTACTGGTTCATCTACCACAAGAAGCAGGAGAAGTAG
- a CDS encoding VTT domain-containing protein, with the protein MGIIDFFINLLKDPRGFIAGWIIALGPVWVYTPLFLIVFVETGLVFFPFLPGDSLLFAAGVFSADGGGLNVWATLIVFWAAAILGNTSNYWIARLFGSRIIDSGKVKALTPERMAKLDHFFERYGGLTIIITRFMPFFRTFAPFIAGTGHMNFGKFTFFNAVGGISWVSLFVLVGYFFGGIPFVQEHFEVIVLGIVAVSVAPAFIGVIKAALNSRRAKEGDPVAQAAERVNEAEYERELTEERVMRAEAEAKAEARRRVAAEDAQAASETEEKGGE; encoded by the coding sequence GTGGGCATCATCGACTTTTTCATCAACCTTTTGAAAGACCCGCGCGGCTTCATCGCCGGCTGGATCATCGCTTTGGGCCCGGTGTGGGTGTACACGCCGCTGTTCCTCATCGTGTTCGTGGAGACGGGGCTCGTGTTCTTCCCGTTTCTGCCGGGCGACTCGCTCCTGTTCGCAGCGGGCGTGTTCTCCGCCGACGGCGGCGGCCTGAACGTGTGGGCCACGCTCATCGTGTTCTGGGCGGCAGCCATTTTGGGCAACACCTCGAACTACTGGATCGCGCGCCTGTTCGGCAGCCGCATCATCGATTCGGGGAAGGTGAAGGCGCTCACGCCCGAGCGCATGGCCAAGCTCGACCACTTCTTCGAGCGCTATGGCGGGCTCACGATCATCATCACGCGGTTCATGCCGTTTTTCCGCACCTTCGCGCCGTTCATCGCCGGTACCGGACATATGAACTTCGGGAAGTTCACGTTCTTCAACGCCGTCGGCGGCATCTCTTGGGTGAGCCTGTTCGTGCTGGTGGGATACTTCTTCGGCGGCATTCCGTTTGTGCAGGAGCACTTCGAGGTGATCGTGCTGGGCATTGTGGCCGTGTCGGTGGCGCCGGCGTTCATCGGTGTCATCAAGGCCGCGCTGAACAGTCGTCGCGCCAAGGAGGGCGATCCGGTTGCCCAGGCGGCCGAGCGCGTGAACGAGGCCGAGTACGAGCGCGAGCTGACCGAGGAGCGCGTGATGCGCGCCGAGGCCGAGGCGAAGGCGGAGGCGCGACGCCGGGTGGCGGCCGAGGACGCGCAGGCGGCTTCCGAGACTGAGGAGAAAGGCGGGGAGTAG
- the nrdD gene encoding anaerobic ribonucleoside-triphosphate reductase produces the protein MENKMIDGVKVAVNYAQASDAPVSDDEIKAYIKRAYDKYPHGQLESLTLDVDGEDVGIHYGLAPVKFDRIRRITGYLVGTLDRFNDAKRAEEHDRVKHEVPACCK, from the coding sequence ATGGAGAACAAGATGATCGACGGCGTGAAGGTGGCCGTGAACTACGCCCAGGCCAGCGACGCCCCCGTATCCGACGACGAGATCAAGGCCTACATCAAGCGCGCCTACGACAAGTACCCCCATGGTCAGCTGGAGTCGCTGACGCTTGACGTCGATGGCGAGGACGTCGGCATCCACTACGGCCTCGCGCCGGTGAAGTTCGACCGCATCCGCCGCATCACCGGCTACCTGGTGGGCACGCTCGACCGCTTCAACGACGCCAAGCGCGCCGAGGAGCACGACCGCGTCAAACACGAGGTTCCCGCCTGCTGCAAGTAA